In Streptomyces rapamycinicus NRRL 5491, the genomic stretch TCGACCAGATCATGGGCTGGGAGCCGGGCACGTCCGCGAGCATGCGGGCGCGGTACCTCCACGTGCCGGACACCATGCTCAAGGACGTCGCCCGGAAGATCGCCGAAGCCATCTGGGGACCCCCGGACACACCCACTGTGGACAAAAACCAGGACAACGGGGTCTGAGGACAATGTCGAAGGGCCCCACCTCGCGGTGGGGCCCTTCGACATCGTGCCCGGTGAGGCACTGGCGGAGGATACGAGATTCGAACTCGTGAGGGGTTGCCCCCAACACGCTTTCCAAGCGTGCGCCCTAGGCCTCTAGGCGAATCCTCCGCGGAACACTCTACCCCACTTGGAGGGGTGCGCTGACACCGTCGACGGTGCATACCGGGTGCTCTGTGGGGCGCGCCACTTTATTGGCCGGGGGAGGGTCAATGTCCGGCGGAATCGAGATAAACCGGACGGGGTGCCGTGGCCGATGGCCGATGGCTGCTGGGAGTGGCTTCGGGTTTACGGCCGGTGGTCCTCGCCGGATGTGGGCTCGGGGGCGGGCGGATGGTCCGTCGCGGGCGTTTTCGGGGGAAAGTACGGGTCCTCGGGCCGAACCGGCTCCGCCGTCCATTCGGGATATGTCGGAGGATCGGGCCGGTGTGGGTCGGGAAATCCGATGCAGAAGCCGGTATTCAGGATGTCTCTAAAGCCTGGGCTCTGGTGTATTCACTAGCGCCGTAAGGCGCGCCTCTGGTGCATTTACTAGCTTCGGGGGTCGGCGCTGTCCTTTTGTTCACCTGCTTGTTACTGTCTCGCCATGAATGGGCTCTACGCGCTCAAACCGTGGTTTGCCCGCCGATTAACCCTGCTCCGGCGATGGTTGATCCGGAGCGGTGTCTCTCCGAATGCGGTCACCATTGCGGGGATACTCTGTGCAGGCGCTGCCGGGGCATCTTTTGCTGTGCTGCCCGCTCCCTGGGCGGTAGTTCCCGTGGTGGTATTTCTGACGGCTCGGTTGGCCTGCGCGAATCTCGACGGTTCCATTGCCAGGGAAACCGGGAAACAGACCCGCCTGGGCTCGCTGCTGAATGAAATTGGTGATCGAGCGGCGGATCTCCTGGTGATTCTGGGTTTTCTGCCGCATACATCGCCTTCGCTCGTACTCGGCGCGCTGCTGGCCAGTTCGGCGCCGTCATGGATCTCCATCGCCGGGGCCGCGGCCGGGGTGCGGAGAATCAACGGCGGTCCGATGGGGAAGACCGAGCGCTGCCTCGTTGTCGCGGTCGCCGCGGCGTCCGGGTGGTACACGCCCGCCGCGGTGGTGATGGTGGTCGGTTCCGGGGTGACCGCCGGTGTGCGGCTGTTTCAGGTCGTGGCCCTCTGCAACCGCCGTGACGGCGAAGGTGGTCATGTCGGCGAGAGCGGCCGTGCCGGTGAGGATCGTGACCACGATCCTCTGAGCGGTCGGCTGTGACCCCCTTCGCGGGGCCGCTTCCGCCGGAGATGGCGCGGGCCGTGCCGCTCCTCGCCGGGACGCTCACGGTGAGCGGCCTCGTCCTTCTCTTCGTCCGCAACGTCGAACTGCGCCGCCGCTGGCGGACCTGGTGCGTCACCGCACTGGTCGTCTGCGGGACGCTGGGCTTCGGCGCACCAGGAGCCGCCCTGTTCGCGGCCGGGCTCGCGGTGGTGGGCTCCGTCGAGTACGTGCGCCTGGTGGGCCTGCGCCGTGCTGACGGCGCCGTACTGCTGGGTGCCGGGGTACTCCTGCCCCTCATCGCCTGGCTGCGACCCGGGGTGCTCACGCTGCCCATGGCCGGCGTCCTGCTCTGCGCCGCCGCGCTGCCGGCTCTGTTGGACCAGGACGTGGCCCATGGCGCCGACCGCGTGGCCAGGACCACCTTCGGCCTCATCTGGCTGCCCGTTGCCCTCACCGGACTGGTGTCTCTGGGGGACCTCGCCATCGCGATCTGCGTCAGCGTGGCCTTCGCGGACGTGGGCGGCTGGTGCGGCGGGCGGGCACTGGGCCGCTCCGGGCCCCTGAGCCGTCCGCTGTCCGCGCTCTCACCGGCCAAGACGTGGGGCGGAGTTGTGGGCTCCGCCGCTTTTTCCGGTCTGGCGCTGTGGGCCATGGACGCCTGGACCCCGTTGCGCTGGCTTGCCGTGCTGTGCGGTTGCGCACTGGGCGACCTGCTCGAATCCATGATCAAACGAGGTGCCGGGGTCAAGGACGCGGGCCGTTGGCTGCCCGGTTTCGGGGGGCTCCTGGATCGCATCGACTCACTTCTCGTGACCCTTCTCCTGTTGGGAGCCATGCCATGACGAAGGACGCGGCGACCGGGTCGTCATTCATGGTGCGTAGCGATACGGAGGGCGATGCGCGGCCGGAGGGCGATGCGCCACCCGAGGGCGATACGCGGTCCGAGGGCGATACGCGGCCCGAGCGGCTTGTCGGCGGCGAAGCGGAGGTCCCCGGACGGCGAGCCAGGCCCGCGTTCCGACTTCTGGTGACGGCGTGGCTGCGCCGGCGGCTCTGGCGGACCGTCCTCCTCCTCACCGGTGGTCTCACGGTCAAGGGGAAGCTGCCGAAGGGCGGTTGTGTGGTGGTGGCCAACCACTCCTCGCACGCGGACACGGCGGTGCTCCTCGCCGCGCTCAGCGTCGCCCGTGCTCCCCGGGTGGCGGCAGCGGCCGACTACTGGTTCCGGAACCGGGTGCGCCGCCTGGTGTGTTCGGTCCTGGCCGCCGCCTTTCCCGTACGCCGCCACGGTGGCGGTTACTCCGACCTCCAGGCCATCGCCGGTCCCATGCTGCGCGCCGGACACGCCGTCGTCGTCTTTCCCGAGGGCACCCGGGGAGCGGGCCGCGTGGGCACGTTCCGCCGGGGCGCGGTCGACCTGGCCGTCTCCAACGGTGTGCCGGTGGTGCCCGTTGCCCTGTCCGGCACCGCGGAACTGCTGCCCAAACGCGGCCGGTTGCGTCCGCACGCCGTGCGGGTGCGGATCGGGCGGCCGCTGACGAGCCCCGACGCCGACACCGCCCGCACGGCGGTCCTCGAACTCCTGGCCGAGATCCGGCCCCGTGACAGCCGGGTCCGGCGTCGGATCGCCCGGCTGGCGGTGTCCTGGAAGGGCCTGGGGCTGGTCGCCGCCTGGTCCTTCACCGAGGCGCTGAGCTGGCCGCTGCTGCCGGAGCTCGCGCTCGCCGTCCTGTGCGTCGCCGCGCCCAGGGCGGGGCTGCGGCTGACCGTGAGCGCCGCCGTGGCCAGCGTCGCCGGAGGTCTGGTCGCACTCGCCCTGTACTCCGGGACTTCCGTCGACCTGCCGCAGCCGCTGACCACCACCCGCATGCACACCACGGCGCAGAAGGAGATCCGGTCGGAGGGTGCCCGCGCGGTACGGCACCAGCCCGCCAGCGGTATCCCGTACAAGGTGTACGCGGCCGAGGCGGGGCGAGCCGGGGTCCCCGCGGGCGAGTGGGCGCTGCGCTCCACGGCGGCCCGGGGGGAGCGCATCGTCGGCGTCGGCCTCGTGCTCACGCTGATCGGCGTGCTCACCCAGCGCTGGCGGCGCTTCTTCCCGCAGTACCT encodes the following:
- a CDS encoding phosphatidate cytidylyltransferase, coding for MTPFAGPLPPEMARAVPLLAGTLTVSGLVLLFVRNVELRRRWRTWCVTALVVCGTLGFGAPGAALFAAGLAVVGSVEYVRLVGLRRADGAVLLGAGVLLPLIAWLRPGVLTLPMAGVLLCAAALPALLDQDVAHGADRVARTTFGLIWLPVALTGLVSLGDLAIAICVSVAFADVGGWCGGRALGRSGPLSRPLSALSPAKTWGGVVGSAAFSGLALWAMDAWTPLRWLAVLCGCALGDLLESMIKRGAGVKDAGRWLPGFGGLLDRIDSLLVTLLLLGAMP
- a CDS encoding CDP-alcohol phosphatidyltransferase family protein, which gives rise to MNGLYALKPWFARRLTLLRRWLIRSGVSPNAVTIAGILCAGAAGASFAVLPAPWAVVPVVVFLTARLACANLDGSIARETGKQTRLGSLLNEIGDRAADLLVILGFLPHTSPSLVLGALLASSAPSWISIAGAAAGVRRINGGPMGKTERCLVVAVAAASGWYTPAAVVMVVGSGVTAGVRLFQVVALCNRRDGEGGHVGESGRAGEDRDHDPLSGRL
- a CDS encoding lysophospholipid acyltransferase family protein, encoding MTKDAATGSSFMVRSDTEGDARPEGDAPPEGDTRSEGDTRPERLVGGEAEVPGRRARPAFRLLVTAWLRRRLWRTVLLLTGGLTVKGKLPKGGCVVVANHSSHADTAVLLAALSVARAPRVAAAADYWFRNRVRRLVCSVLAAAFPVRRHGGGYSDLQAIAGPMLRAGHAVVVFPEGTRGAGRVGTFRRGAVDLAVSNGVPVVPVALSGTAELLPKRGRLRPHAVRVRIGRPLTSPDADTARTAVLELLAEIRPRDSRVRRRIARLAVSWKGLGLVAAWSFTEALSWPLLPELALAVLCVAAPRAGLRLTVSAAVASVAGGLVALALYSGTSVDLPQPLTTTRMHTTAQKEIRSEGARAVRHQPASGIPYKVYAAEAGRAGVPAGEWALRSTAARGERIVGVGLVLTLIGVLTQRWRRFFPQYLIFVGVAFIALFTLVIGSWR